From Brassica rapa cultivar Chiifu-401-42 chromosome A06, CAAS_Brap_v3.01, whole genome shotgun sequence:
aaatcttcccctctaaaatgatcatttaccatctgctcagtacctacaccataatctacattcgttctaattggttcttctaatctaaccgctggctgaggttcgctagtactaccatgttcataatcagtttccccatgatgataccaaattttgtaacttcgtgtaaacccacccaaatatagatgagtccaaacatcccactctttaataacctttctatttttacaattagagcaaggacatcttaacatacctgtttttgcttccggttgtcggtgaactaaccccatgaattcggttatacctcgttggtattcttccgtaagcaatctcgtgttcggatccaaatgaggtcgatcgatccaagaacgaaaataatttgaagaagacatgttttttatgaatcaaattcgtgtgtaaagagagtaagagtgaggatgaagatatggagtgaatgaagaggaagaggggtgcttgtatttatagttgaaatcctgccgacagaccgaggaaattccgacggaattccgacgccaacggctagttcgtcggaatttcctcggaatttttaaaatcccccaacggctctccaacggctctctaacggcTATAATATTTcttcggaattcatcggttttttccgaagAATACatttttcctcggtattccataagaatattccgacggattgatatttcctcggaattccgtcggtatattccgaggaaacaccaaattttgtgtttcctcggaatatcctcggaaattcctcgggatattccgaggatttcattttccgtcggaatgtCCGTctgaataccgctgttttcttgtagtggatgaTCAGTTAGAGGAGATCATGATACTTATGAAGTCATGGAAACCTATGAAGGGAAGGGACACCAAGCTTCCAAGTAAGAAGCTAGTGAAAACAGGGGGTGTATTTATGGGAGGTACTACTAAGAAGAGGACTGTGCAGAGAAGAAGCTACTGGCCAAGCACACAAGTAAGGTGGGAGATAAGGGAATACTATCCCAAGGAAGGCTCCGGTTAAGCCAGCAGCTGATCAGGAATAAAATCTGAAGTGTTTTTAAGTTTGAAGTTTAAATTTTCATGAATAAGTATTGGGATATAGTCATTGAACCCCATGAGTTTctctttgattttgtttttcttatctGTTATGAGGGTCCTATGAAATCTGCATGGtttttgaataaatgttttGATTACCAGATTTTGTTTAAGAGGCTAGTTGTTAGTGTTTATTTATATTCTTTGGTTTTGTGGATGTGGAACTTAGTCCAAAGATAGCCACACTTAGTTAAAGTCTTAGCGATCAGAATATTTCATATTCTATGGCTTGGTTCTTATGTGATATGCAGTTTTTGGGGGATAAGTTGAGTGATGAATTAAGAGATATAAGAAACGTGTTGTTTATCTCTCAATGGTTCTActgtaaattaggataaaagaAATATCTATGGGTATACGTGTCTTGGCAGAGATGGTGTTGTTGTAACGATTTGTATATTGATTCTGGAACTTGGGACTTTTATTGGATAAAGCATATTGCCATGGAACTCTTGATAAGGACTATCGTCGAGCATCATGTGATGCAGGTTGGAACGATGCTTACATATATTCGTAATGGGACTTGGATGATCATGGGTTGTATTCAGACcaagatttatatatttgtgatatcactcaaattatcctagAGCGACTTTTACTctttcaaataagaggttcattTGCAGTACTTAGgaatcgaatccacaaggatcGAGGGCACACAATAAATCTaaagaaataataattaagCTAGGTAGTAAATTAGAAATCAGTAAGCGAGGGCACACAATAAGAGGTTTAGTTGCAACTCATATCTCGGAATAAAGCCATCAATTTGAACAAGTCAAGAACCAAGACTATATATGATGCTTGTCATCATGGGTTATCACCTTCTTTATCGCCATGTCTTTAACCAACAAAGATTTGTTATCAACGGTAAATTAATCTGATGTGTGTTTGGACACAAATAGAAAAGATTTGGTAATAGCAGGACAAAAAAATACATCGTCAAGTGGAAACGTATGCATAGAAAATAGATCTGACATGATTAATAGAAAGTCACCATTACCGACTATAACTTGATCAATTCATAAATATGATTCTGCTGATTGTAACTGAGAACCACCATTAGTGATATTAGCAGAAGCATCATAGTCCGTGTACCATTAGTAACAAGAAAACTGTTCATGATCTGAAAGCTTCAAAGTGATCAAGGCTTTGTGAAGAATGTCTGGAGACTGATACTCTTGATCAAAATGGTTGTAGTATCAAGCAGCTGAATGTCCATAACGTTCACCAATATGATAGGTAGGTTTGTAGCCAGTTTTGGAGCATCTGAAATGCTGGTGAAACCCATGGCCACTAGTAGAGTATGTACCTAAGCCACTAGAGTTTCCTGAACCTCTCCCAAGATTTCCTTTGTTGTTTAGTATCCTCGGCCTCTATTGGAATAGCCTCTTCCAGTATAAAAGGCCAAATGTGGATAACATCAGATGCATGGCTATATACCTGTAGCTTGTCATCAAATTTAACAAGATTGAAAACAACATCTTCAAAACTCATCTTAGAAGTATAGTCCATGGAATGATGTATGACTGTAGAAATGGACTCATATTATTTACCTTAACCACTTAAAGGATCATAAAACATTTCTTGTTTTTAAACCAGACAACATATCGAGTCTAGCTGGTCACAGATACTCTTAACATCACCAAGGTACTCAGCCATAGTTTTTGGTTCTTCGACACACCTTGTAGGTTGCGTTAAAGGTCAAACTTACGAGTCAAAAACGCTGTTGTATTACTTTCTGAGGCTGAACCAGACTTCTTGAGAAAAGTGAAGACCGTAGACAGAGTGTCAGAGAACCAAACAACCACGCTATGAAAAGATGATCTTTGTGGATGCATTTGATGAACTCTGAGTTTGCTTCCTCATACACCACATAATCATATCAGACTGACTGTTGGTAATGGTCGAGGAGAAGACTTTATGAACCCGAGCAGAGATTGACTGGAGATAAAAGATTCGAGCTACATTTTCCATAAAAGTATTTTCTGGAAGAGAGCTTCGAGGTAACACATTGTGAGATTCTCAATGATGAAATGGAAATAGGATCCATAGATTCGACCATGTCTTTGATACCATGTAAATCTCACTAACGCATGAACTAGACTAAaggatttcagattttttttttttttacaacttaAGAAATGTTTAAAGAGTCTCATGTCTTTTTATAACCAAGACTTGATCTTATCATATGCATACATTAGCACATGATTCCACAAGAATCTAGACACCCAAATCTGTTGAAGGTAGAGGTATCATGTGCTGGCGTCTTTGTACTGTGCGATGGCCTCTTCGTACAACTATCACCACAACTCCTTTGACTGAGTAAGACCAGGGCCGGCTCAAAGGGAAGGACAATAGGTGCACCGCCCCGGGGCCCGCGAAACAAGGGccccattaaaaaaaaattttagttcACCTtgtaattattcaaaattttgacaGATTCTTTTGAGGAGTATGTATTTGTCGTGGACGATGGGTTTAAGGAAAAATATAGACATATGAGTGGGGTCCACAAGGTATGggcccatttaaaaaaaaaatagttaacatTGTAAAGTGTCGATCTCTAGATTATTTGGggttttctgttttcttttatttttggttaacTTGTTCTTACAAAAttctttcatcttctttctctaGACTCAGGACCGGCTCAAAGGGAAGGACAATCGGTGCACCGCCCCGGGGCCTGCAAAACAAGGGgcccattaaaaaaaaattagttgaacTTGTAATTATTCAAAGTTTTGACAGATTCTTTTGAGGAGTATGTATTTGCCGTGGGCGGTGGGTTTAAGGAAAAATATAGACATAGCTGTGGAGTCCACAAAGTATGGggcccatttaaaaaaaaaattagttaacgtTGTAAAGTGTCGATCTCTAAATTATTTAGGattttctgttttcttttctttttggttaaCTTGTTCTTAGAAAATcctttcatcttctttctctaGACTCTAAATCTTAGAAAATTCATTTTTACATCAGAAACTTCGATTTGATCACTCTAGTCTCTCTGGTAAGATTTCGTTTCTAGATCTGTCATATATTTTTTGTGTTCACAAAATTTTAgtctgaaaaatatataagaaaaaatcactTTTTCCCCATCCGAAGTTCCTATATATGGTGTTTCAATCAAAAACTTAGAGTGTGAATGGTCTAACTgaattttcaagtatttttctAATTTCAGGTTGACTCTTTCTTTGGGAATTCATATTACAAGGTGatatttttctgtttatttgatattttgcttagatcatgactggtgattcaggatgtcaaaaaagaaaaaaaaaaagaaaggtagCAGAATTATCTTTAAAATCTCATAAAGGTTCTATGGATAgatttgtgataaaaaaaaatgttaatgaaAACCCTGAATCTGCTACTAAAGATAAGTACTGAATCAAAAGATCATTTTGATGATAGTATTAGTCACTTGAGTGAGCATGATAATGTGTTAGATGAATCTAATGTTGAAAGTATGAATGTTCATGAACCAAAAAGCTCATTCATCGATATATATGATCCTAGGTATTGGAATAACCTTGATAATAAAATGAAAGATTTATTGGTTGAAAAAGGGTTTAAAAGAGAAATGAATCTTGTGTGTCCCTTAGATAAGAGCTCTAGACGTTTTTCAAATGTATTATTCTAGGAAATTGAGTAATGGGGAAATTAGAGATAGAAATTGGCTGGTTTATTCGAAACATGAAGAACAAATGTTACTGTTTTTGTTGCAAGTTGTTTAAATCTAGTGTTTCCTTAAGTTTGTTAGCTAATGATGGATTAACAGATTGGAAGCATCTTAGTGATATACTTAAACACCATGAAATAAATGCAGATCATATGACTAACATGAAAACTTGGAATGAGTTGAAAGTTAGATTGGAAAAAAATCTGACGATTGATAAAGAATTACAAAAGGAAATAGCAAAAGAAAAAGAGCGTTGGAGACTTGTTTTAACTAGAATAATTGCTGTAGTGAAATTTCTTGCTAAGCGGAATTTGGCATTTAGAGGAATAAATGAGAAACTTTATCAAGATAACAATGGTAATTTCTTAGGTTCTATTGAGATGATTGCAGAATTTGACTTGGTAATTCAAGATCATATTAGACGCATTCAAAGTCAAGAAATTCATCATCATTATCTTGGTCATAATATTCAGAATGAGTTTATCTCTCTTTTAGCTCATAATGTTTAACTTTCTATAGTAGAAATCATTAAAGAGGCAAAATATTTTTCTGTCATTCTTGATTGTACACCAGATGTGAGCCATCAAGAGCAAATGACTCTAATAATACGATGTGTGAATCTGTCAAACAAAAAAGTAAGAATACAAGAGTACTTCTTAGAGTTTGTTAAGGTAGATGACATATCTGGATTAGGACTTTTTGAAAAATTGTTAGATTCTCTAAAGTCTCTAACTCTTGATGTTGGTAATGTGAAAGGTCAAGGTTATGATAATGGTTCCAATATGAAAGGAAAACATCAAGGTGTTCAGAAACGATTTCTTGATATAAATCCAAAAGCATTATATATGACATGTGCTTGTCATAGTCTTAATCTTGTGGTTAGCGATATGGCTCATTCATGTGTTAAGGCTATTTCATTCTTTGGAATTTTGCAGCGCATATATGCCTTGTTTTCTGGTTCTACAAAGAGATGGAAGATTTTACTTGACcatgttcttttttttacaGTGAAATCCTTATGCAATACTCGTTGGGAGAGTCGAATCAAGAGTGTCAAAGCAATCAGATTTCAAGCTCCACAAGTAAGGTCAGCTTTATTGGAATTATATGAATCATGTGATGATGCTATGACAAAAAGTGATGCTGAAAGCTTAATCTTGTCATTTGATAATTTTGAATTCTTAATTGGCATGGTCATTTGGTATGAAATTTTGTTTGCTATTAATTCGGTGAGTAAAAACTTACAAGCTAAATCTGTTTGTATTGATAATGCTTTGAAACAACTAGAAGGTGTAGTTCTATTTTTGGAGAAGTTTAGACATGAAGGGTTTGCCTCTAGTTTGGGTATAGCTCAAAATATTGCTCATGATATGGATGTTGATCATGTCTTTCCAAGTAAGCATCGTATCTTTAGGAAAAACAATTTCATGAAACTCAGTTAGGTGAAGAAGTACTAACTGGTGAAGATGATTTCAGAGTTAATTACTTTATAGTTGTGGTAGACATGGCAATAACTTCGGTCAGGAACAGATTTGATCAAATggtgaattttaaaaatgtttttggatttctatttgatttgaaaaaattaaaggtATTAGGTGAAAGTGAAAGTGAACTACGAGAACATTGTACTAACTTTCACAAAGTTTTTTTCTGGTAATTTTTCAGATGTtgatttaaatgatttttattcTGAATTGAGAATCTTGCAAACTACTTTACCTGATGTGCCTATGGAACCTAGTGAAGTTCTTGAGTTTGTTGAAAGTGTGGGTTGTTATCAAAATGTTACAATTGCTTATCGTATTCTTTTGACCATACCTGTGACTGTAGCTTCAGGGGAAAGaagtttttcaaaattaaaattactgAAAAGTTATTTACGATCTTCAATGTCTCAAGAAAGATTGAATGGTTTAGCTATTTTATGCATTGAAAAAGACATGTTAGAAGACATTGATTTTGAAACTATTATTCATGATTTTGCATCGAGTAAAGCTCGAAAGAACTGtttcttatgatttttttaatgttttagatGACTACTGTTTTTCTTTGCTTTTCAGATTCGAGAAACATGTGCAAGTATGAAATCATTGATACTGCGTGAAAGCTAGGAAGAAAAGGAGAagcataacaaaaataattctgATTTTTATGGTCTTGATGACTACGTTTATAAGATATAAGATgcaaactatttattttatgtgaGATGTTTTTCCTAAATAttgttgtttattattttaattatagtaaCAGTTTTATAAGTAGCATGTTTTAATATGTTGGAGGGCTTATTTTAAAACTTCGCCCCAGGGTCTATCAAGTGTCTAAGCTGGCACTGAGTAAGACGTTGGAAGTTTTAACGGCTAGTGGTGTGTGCGCAGTAGGATTGATGACTTGTCTCTGGACTTTGATGGTTGGCTCATAAGCGAGTGAAGATCCCTCTACTTCAACTGGAGTGTTTGAGACACTTTGGCTAATACCATTGTTCCATCAATAGCAGTTCAGCTTTTCTTCTTACGATCAAGAAGAATTCTTGAAGAGTCATGAGACCAAGTTGGATATATGTCTGAGATTCCAAACTCGGTTCTTTCATCGAATGTCTCGTTATAATGGCATGAAGTTTCTTGGTTTCATGTATGATATCTCATACGTGTCTCCTTGTGATCGGATACATGCATGTAGTCTATAATCCATGTATGACAAAAAGGAAGTTGAACTTagataaatatatacattaacaGAATATATAAATGGTACATGATGAAAATAACGAACCGGCTCGTCTAAGAAAACCAGCGCCGGATAACATATTTTCTCAATGCGAATCTCATATATACACTATCAAATTTGGAATTAATCTAGCTTTTAAGTTTTCAAATCTTAAGACATTTTATATGAGATTAGTGCATAGATACcatataaataagaaataataataattttaatatgtcaAATCATAATAAGTATGTTGCCAAAATATTATGTCAACTAAATGTGGTAAAATATTGGGCAACTTTGTGTGGTGTGTATTATGCAACTACGAGTGGTGTGTAGGGATGTTAAAACGGGCCTACAGCCCGCGCTCCGTAACGGGCAGGATGTAAAAATTTGAACCTGTAGCCCGTCTATTAATGAGTTGAATTAAATGGGTCCGTACAGGGCTAGCCCGTTTAAATCTTTTCAGTTAATGGGCGCGCCCGCGAAACAAACGGGTACCCGttaaatttttttgtgtgtgtgtgtaaattaaccgaaaacgacatcgtttcttttatggttttattttgtCGGGTGTTCTTATAGGGTTCTCTTCTCAATCTCTCGGTTTTCCATTACTTATTCACTTCTATAGTTATCAAATGATGAAATTGAGGAAGgtcacaggaaaaaaaaaattgaaaaatagatTCAAGGGTTTCCTCGTCTTCTTCATTGCATCAACGTAAGCTTATCTTCTTCACCACAATGATTTTTATATTCTGGGTTTCTTCAATTTGTGATTGATTCGTTTTGCTTTGGTTTCATGTGATCGATTCGTTTTGGTTAGCCTATGGCCCTCCTGCAGTTAATTCTTATGATGCTGCTTTGCAAAACTCAGTTTTTGAATTCAGTTGTGATTTTGCAGGTCAAAGAACTCACTTTGTGATTTTGTAGCTTTCTAATTCTAAGTCTCGTATTTGGATTCAAGGTGATAGTCAGAAGATTATTTAGATGTAAATGAGCAGTAATCTTTAGATCAGAAGATAACGAGCTGGTGAATCAATATTCTCTGTGTTGTTTTATGTTTTCCAACTTTTCTGAAAAAACATAAATGGACACGAGTCTAAACAGGTTTAACGGGTTATTCTAAAATAAACGGGTTCGAAAACAAATGGGCTTTACGGGCATATATGTAAACGGGCATACATGTAAACGGGTTTAAACGTTCAGGGTTTCAAACGGGCAGGGCCTAAACGGGCCTGGGCCGCCCATATTAACATTCCTAGTGTGTATTAAAATCCTTGTAATATAAATAAGTTTGGAGAGTGTTGAAATCCAAGCTACTTGAATTGAGAGAGTTGAATCCCTTGTAATATTTTTGAGTATTgtttagagtttaaaaaaaaattgtttaggaAACCATTTCGcctaaaccaatttttttaacGCTGTGGCttcccaaaaaaaataaacttaaatcGAAATGGTTGAGATATTCACTTGTGctagtgaacaaaaaaaattaagcttAAATCGAAATGGTTGAGATATTCATGTgctaatgaaaaaaaaaaattaagcttAAATCTTCTTCTTATATGCATATTTATATAGGTTTTGGTAAAAAGTACATTTCTTAGGTGAGTGATGCAAGCAAGCCTCTTACGTGGCCTACACGAAATAGAAtttacaagaaaacacaacCCTATTGTCCAATACCTGTAGGCCACTTCAGTAACGTGTACAGTTAATATATGTCATCTCTTATTGCCTGGTAAGAAACACCATAAACAACTGTGCCTTCCATCGTGTCATATATACACATTCAAGAAAACATATTTCGAGATTTCATTATTAGACTCCATCAAATCTTTATACATTATCAGTGATGACGGATTCAAGGCCTGCAAGTATCTTGACTCAAGCCGATGCTTTACTTAGGAAAAATTTAGTTTTCCAGGTTTCAAATTTTTCTCAAAGATTTACTTAAACAGCCTAAACAGAGTAACATGTTGCCTTGTTTGTTCTTTGATGCAGAAACGTAACATATGGAGCAATGTACGTCTCGTCACGATCCCTTTCTTCCTCTGTGTACTTCTCGTTGTTATTCAGTTGCTCTTTGACTCTCAATTCAACGAGGACCATGGTCAATGTGGGTGCTTAAATGAGAAAACTTGTGGCATAAGGTATTCTACTTCGGATCAAGCAGCGTTTTGCGCCATTCCTAACCCATCACAGTGGACTCCATTACTTCAAATCCCGTCTCCTCAATACCGAGCCGTGACTACACTGTACCTGAGCCATTCTTCACCTGTCACCTTTCTCTTCACCGGGAATAACCAGTCGCTTGGAGAAAGTATCAACCATATCAATAACTCCTTTacgaaacaaaatatttataaaatttctttttattttttgtttaataagttttttttttgttttccagcTCTAATGCGGAATATATATAGCAATTCACCTGAGTTTGGTGGAGATTTAGCCAATTATGTATTGGTAAGTTCTTGaatttcttatttgttttttggtatttttcgCTTCATTTTGATTCTGTAACTTTATACTATATGTAAGCAGGGGTCGTCATCTTTGCCTGCATACACCAATTATATGGACTCTTCTTTCATCTCAGAACTCCCCATCTACAATATCAAACACCAATGCTCACTGAACTCTTCCTTCTCAATCTTAATTCACCAACCACCTCTTTCATTCCCCAAAGGTAGTCACCAAAATTCTAATCGAAATCTTGATGTATTAAAGAAAACAGAGTATTTATTATGTCTTGTGTGTTTGCCTTTTGAGTATAGAGATAAACTGTGTCAGAGGACTAAATTTGTGGCGGAATAGTTCTTTGGATGTGAACAAGGAGCTTTTCAAAGGTTATCGAAAAGGAAATCAAGAAGAGAAGATTAACGAGTATACTGCAGGTCTcccatcattatcatcatcattatctcATCTCACAATGATATTTCTTTAGATAGTAGTGTTCTGTGACTTAAGTTTCCATTTTATAGCTTTTGATTTTCAGAACACAAATGGGAACAGACTCAATGTTAATGTTTGGTACAACTCTACCTACAAGAACAATACAGTGATTCGGCCTATGGCTCTGATTCGAGTCCCTCGCTTGGTCAACCTGGTGCATATTTTGCTTAAGCCTTTGCTCAtctcaataatatatatagatgttaTCATTTACTACACAATCTTGAGTTCATAATTTGCTTTTTTTCAGGCATCTAATGCATATCTTGAGTTCCTAAAAGGTTCTAAGACAAAGATCCTCTTTGAATATATCAAAGAAATGCCCAAACCAGAGACTAAATTGACCCTAGACATCACCTCCCTGATCGGTCCGCTCTTCTTCACATGGGTCATTCTGCTGTTATTCCCTGTAAGTCTTTAAGATTGTCTGAATGAAACACTCCTTCTCTCGTGGCTTTTCAATTCTAACCGCACTGGTTTATGAGAAACAACAGAGGTTAAGAATCATGATGAAGATGCATGGACTTGGTGATGCTCCTTACTGGATAGTTTCATATTCCTATTTTGTTCTTGTGTCGACTCTATACATGTTGTGCTTCGCCATATTCGGTTCAGCCATTGGTAACTATGCCACAAACTCTATCGAATTTGCTAATATGTGTCTTTCTATGTTCCTTATTCTTTTTACTTGTCTTCCAGGGTTAAACTTCTTCAGGCTTAATGACTATAGTATCCAGCTTGTGTTCTTCCTGATTAGCATAAATCTTCAAATATCAGTCGCTTTCTTAGCATCTGCAATGTTTTCAGATGTTAAAACTGCTACAGGTTCAGTATCATCTTGGTCTTGATTCGAAATTCGTAACACAActgttacatttttttttttgaaatcattCAGTTGTAGCATACATATATGTATTTGGAACTGGACTCCTAGGAATCTTTCTTTTTCAATTCTTCTTGGAAGATCCTCACTTCCCAAGTAAGTTCTTAAACCACACTCAAGCATTTGCTagtagtcaaaaaaaaaagcaaggtTTATGAGTTGAATCATGTGATTTTCTACAGGAGGATGGATCATTGCAATGGAGTTATACCCTGGATTTTCGTTGTACCGTGGGCTATACGAGTTATCAC
This genomic window contains:
- the LOC103873569 gene encoding ABC transporter A family member 8; translation: MTDSRPASILTQADALLRKNLVFQKRNIWSNVRLVTIPFFLCVLLVVIQLLFDSQFNEDHGQCGCLNEKTCGIRYSTSDQAAFCAIPNPSQWTPLLQIPSPQYRAVTTLYLSHSSPVTFLFTGNNQSLGETLMRNIYSNSPEFGGDLANYVLGSSSLPAYTNYMDSSFISELPIYNIKHQCSLNSSFSILIHQPPLSFPKEINCVRGLNLWRNSSLDVNKELFKGYRKGNQEEKINEYTAAFDFQNTNGNRLNVNVWYNSTYKNNTVIRPMALIRVPRLVNLASNAYLEFLKGSKTKILFEYIKEMPKPETKLTLDITSLIGPLFFTWVILLLFPVILTALVYEKQQRLRIMMKMHGLGDAPYWIVSYSYFVLVSTLYMLCFAIFGSAIGLNFFRLNDYSIQLVFFLISINLQISVAFLASAMFSDVKTATVVAYIYVFGTGLLGIFLFQFFLEDPHFPRGWIIAMELYPGFSLYRGLYELSQSAFAADYRGVNGMRWRDFGDGMKEVTCIMLIEWLLLLVSAFYIDQITYSSKHPLFFFLQSPSKNKQHHYSSNKQISKFVVEMEKPDVCQEREKVEQYLLESTGNCAVLCNNLKKVYSGKDGNPQKLAVRGLSLALPQGECFGMLGPNGAGKTSFINMMTGIIKPSSGSAFVQGLDILTDMDRIYTTIGVCPQHDLLWDKLSGREHLLFYGRLKNLKGSVLTQAVEESLRSVNLFHGGNGDKQVRRYSGGMKRRLSVAISLIGNPKVVYMDEPSTGLDPASRKSLWDVVKRAKRKGAIILTTHSMEEAEVLCDRLGIFVNGSLQCIGNPKELKGRYGGSYVLTMTTSKEHEQEVEELVHRISKNAKKIYRTSGTQKFELPKKETKIAEVFQAVEKAKKMFPVVAWGLADTTLEDVFVKVAQTS